One window from the genome of Cyclobacterium amurskyense encodes:
- a CDS encoding glycoside hydrolase family 20 zincin-like fold domain-containing protein, translating to MKIKRAILLILMVAGTLMSCTPEGAKDLNLTSAKILISPNIKSNMQETSATVLIEEIEKRTGISLEKDTNWDSNITIALALSSDNQLFGKELPFKSAEDAQELKKEGYRIYHASKDGHNTLWILGADARGVLYGIGKLLRTAKMKKGNISIDSNIDFSEAPEYALRGHQFGYRNTANSWDAWTVEQFDQHFREQVLFGANSFENIPFQAANSSPHFKIDPQIMEVELSRICEKYDAEYWVWTPAPHDLTIKNAHLQGLEEQEAFYAKCPRLDGVFVPGGDPGENHPAQLIPYLNDLSEILKKYHPDAGIWVSLQGFNKEKVDYFFEYLEKNNPVWLRGLVYGPSSPPIHLERKLLPEKYLHRFYPDITHTVRCQYPVENWDQAFALTLGREPTNPQPLMYTEIFNRDSKYTDGFITYSDGSHDDVNKAIWSQLGWDASKDPQEIVLEYSQFYFGPEVAEEATQGIFALEKNWDGPVLENTSIKESLALWKRLEGNNPQLVDNWRWQQLVMRAYYDAYIQDRLAFEKGLEVEAYEILANANSIGADKAMEEALRHLDKADSEMVSQELKKEVFSYGEKLFQSIGAQTSVEKYQARSAERGAVLDFIDYPLNNRWWLEDEFNKIKAFDSEAEKLARLEFISTYEFPGEGSFYDNVSSADAKHVTSKTDDAIDFLWENEGRSRKRLSTQLFQFTPALAYNGLDPNANYMIRVSGFGEALLRANGQLLEPTKYEKGFEEFKEFPLSKALIKDGELKLSFDKPDEEHLNWRKQSRVTDVWLIKQ from the coding sequence ATGAAAATAAAACGAGCTATTTTGCTGATATTAATGGTTGCAGGTACTTTAATGTCCTGTACACCTGAAGGGGCTAAAGACCTAAACCTTACTTCTGCAAAGATTTTAATATCACCCAATATTAAATCCAACATGCAAGAAACTTCAGCAACTGTTCTTATTGAAGAAATTGAAAAACGCACGGGGATTTCTCTGGAGAAAGATACCAATTGGGATTCTAATATCACCATTGCCCTTGCCCTTTCATCCGATAATCAATTGTTTGGAAAAGAGCTACCTTTTAAAAGTGCTGAAGATGCTCAGGAGTTAAAAAAAGAAGGTTACCGCATTTACCATGCGTCTAAGGACGGGCATAATACACTATGGATCCTTGGAGCAGATGCGAGAGGGGTTCTTTATGGTATTGGAAAATTGCTGAGAACAGCCAAAATGAAAAAAGGAAATATTTCCATAGATTCTAATATTGATTTTTCAGAAGCGCCAGAATATGCCCTACGTGGTCATCAGTTTGGCTATCGAAATACTGCCAATTCCTGGGATGCCTGGACGGTGGAGCAATTCGATCAACATTTTAGAGAACAGGTACTTTTTGGTGCCAATAGTTTTGAAAACATTCCTTTTCAGGCAGCAAATTCGAGTCCCCACTTTAAGATTGATCCGCAGATCATGGAAGTGGAACTTAGCAGAATTTGCGAAAAATACGATGCCGAATATTGGGTTTGGACACCTGCACCACATGATTTGACTATAAAAAATGCCCACTTGCAGGGGCTTGAAGAGCAAGAAGCATTTTATGCCAAATGTCCTCGATTAGATGGGGTGTTTGTTCCGGGTGGAGACCCAGGAGAAAACCATCCGGCCCAATTAATACCCTATTTAAACGATTTGTCGGAAATATTGAAAAAGTATCATCCGGATGCAGGTATTTGGGTTTCTTTGCAGGGGTTTAATAAAGAAAAAGTTGATTATTTTTTCGAATACTTAGAGAAAAATAACCCTGTTTGGCTCAGAGGATTGGTTTATGGGCCCAGTAGTCCTCCAATTCATCTGGAGAGAAAGTTATTGCCTGAAAAATACCTACATCGTTTTTATCCAGACATTACCCATACGGTAAGGTGTCAATATCCGGTAGAAAACTGGGACCAGGCATTTGCATTGACTTTAGGAAGAGAGCCTACTAACCCACAACCACTAATGTATACCGAAATTTTCAACAGAGATTCAAAATATACTGATGGTTTTATCACCTATTCTGATGGTTCCCATGATGATGTTAATAAGGCGATTTGGAGCCAACTGGGTTGGGATGCGAGTAAAGACCCCCAAGAAATTGTTCTTGAATATTCTCAATTTTACTTTGGCCCGGAAGTGGCAGAAGAAGCAACTCAAGGCATATTTGCCTTGGAAAAAAATTGGGATGGTCCTGTCTTGGAAAACACCTCAATCAAAGAAAGCCTGGCCTTATGGAAAAGGTTGGAAGGAAATAATCCCCAATTGGTAGATAATTGGAGATGGCAGCAATTGGTGATGCGGGCCTATTACGATGCCTATATTCAGGATAGGCTTGCCTTCGAAAAAGGGCTGGAAGTGGAAGCTTATGAAATACTGGCCAACGCCAACTCCATTGGAGCGGACAAAGCCATGGAAGAAGCCTTGCGTCATCTTGATAAAGCGGATTCTGAAATGGTCTCACAAGAACTCAAAAAGGAGGTTTTTTCCTATGGAGAAAAACTATTTCAATCCATTGGTGCGCAGACCAGCGTTGAGAAATATCAGGCAAGAAGTGCTGAGAGAGGTGCCGTCTTGGATTTTATTGATTACCCCTTAAACAATAGGTGGTGGTTAGAAGATGAGTTCAATAAAATTAAGGCATTTGATTCTGAAGCAGAAAAATTAGCCCGATTGGAATTCATAAGCACCTATGAATTTCCTGGGGAAGGTAGCTTTTATGACAATGTATCCAGTGCTGATGCCAAACATGTTACTTCCAAAACAGATGATGCCATTGACTTTTTATGGGAGAATGAGGGCCGAAGTAGAAAAAGATTGTCTACCCAACTGTTCCAGTTTACCCCAGCCCTAGCATACAATGGTTTGGACCCAAATGCCAATTATATGATCAGGGTTTCCGGTTTTGGTGAAGCGCTATTAAGAGCCAATGGCCAATTGTTGGAACCTACAAAATATGAAAAAGGCTTTGAAGAATTTAAAGAATTCCCACTTTCTAAAGCGTTGATCAAGGATGGTGAATTAAAATTAAGTTTTGATAAACCGGATGAAGAACATCTAAATTGGAGAAAGCAATCACGCGTTACCGATGTATGGCTGATTAAACAATAA
- a CDS encoding FeoA family protein — protein sequence MRIIENNNTRVVFHSEGKQFVLAPIVAGNITISLSEKVELQKENIARLSSLKLDEKTIIVGLSKEYRGESRRRLLDLGFVKGATVAIDLLNPLGDPKAYFIKGTAIALRKDQASKILINRKE from the coding sequence ATTAGAATTATAGAAAACAACAATACCCGTGTAGTCTTTCATTCAGAGGGCAAACAATTTGTTTTAGCGCCAATAGTAGCAGGGAATATTACCATATCATTATCAGAAAAAGTTGAATTACAAAAAGAAAATATTGCCCGTTTATCCAGTTTAAAATTAGATGAAAAGACAATAATTGTGGGTTTATCGAAAGAGTATAGAGGAGAAAGCAGAAGGCGATTGTTAGATTTAGGTTTCGTAAAAGGCGCAACTGTAGCCATTGATTTATTAAACCCTTTGGGTGACCCAAAAGCATACTTTATAAAAGGGACAGCCATTGCTTTAAGGAAAGACCAAGCATCAAAAATTTTAATAAACAGAAAAGAGTAA
- a CDS encoding aminoacetone oxidase family FAD-binding enzyme has product MKRLTIIGGGASALMLAAQLDTKKYSVKLFDKKKTVGRKFLVAGEGGLNLTYNTTLDDLIDQYFPRAFMAPVISQFTNQDLVTWLKSHDISTFTGSSNRVFPEMGIKPIEVLNKITAIISAKEIEFQLDTKWEGWNKEGQLCFEHIEDVASDIVVFALGGASWKVTGSDGSWKNCFEKQGLRVKPFQAANCAFEVDWNENFIAIHEGKPLKNIALSFDNQFSKGELNISKFGLEGNAIYPLSRRIQEKLIEGENVVIHLDLKPTMTIDQLKAKYKRSRQAKVTGILSKDLNLDRTSIGLLKQFCDKNTFSNPELLVPTIKSVPIIIKSAGELDEAISTIGGIALDELDEHFQLKKIPNSYAIGEMLDWYAPTGGYLLQGCFSMGFVLAEYLNGLINREG; this is encoded by the coding sequence ATGAAGCGTTTAACGATTATAGGAGGAGGTGCTTCAGCGCTTATGCTTGCAGCACAGTTAGACACAAAGAAGTATAGCGTAAAACTTTTTGATAAGAAAAAAACGGTGGGGCGTAAATTTTTGGTGGCCGGTGAAGGAGGATTGAACCTGACTTACAATACCACCTTAGACGACCTCATAGATCAATACTTTCCAAGAGCGTTTATGGCTCCTGTCATTAGTCAGTTTACCAATCAAGATCTGGTGACTTGGTTGAAGAGTCATGATATCTCTACTTTCACAGGGTCTAGCAATCGGGTTTTTCCTGAAATGGGAATAAAACCTATTGAAGTCCTTAATAAAATCACCGCCATTATATCAGCCAAGGAAATAGAATTTCAGTTAGACACCAAGTGGGAGGGCTGGAACAAGGAGGGACAGTTGTGTTTTGAACATATTGAAGACGTAGCATCCGATATCGTTGTATTTGCTTTAGGAGGGGCAAGTTGGAAAGTGACTGGTTCTGATGGGAGCTGGAAAAATTGCTTTGAAAAGCAGGGCCTTAGGGTGAAGCCATTTCAGGCCGCCAATTGTGCTTTTGAAGTTGATTGGAATGAAAACTTTATTGCTATTCACGAAGGAAAGCCATTGAAAAACATTGCCTTGAGTTTTGATAATCAATTTTCTAAAGGTGAGTTAAATATTTCAAAATTTGGCCTTGAAGGGAATGCCATTTACCCTTTAAGCCGAAGAATTCAAGAAAAACTAATTGAAGGAGAAAATGTTGTCATCCACTTGGATTTAAAGCCTACTATGACAATAGATCAGTTGAAGGCTAAATACAAACGTTCCCGACAGGCTAAAGTGACTGGTATTTTAAGCAAAGATTTAAATCTGGACCGAACTTCTATTGGCCTTTTAAAGCAATTCTGTGACAAAAATACCTTTTCAAATCCTGAGCTGCTTGTACCTACCATCAAATCCGTACCAATTATTATCAAATCCGCTGGAGAATTGGATGAGGCAATTTCTACCATTGGTGGCATTGCCCTGGATGAGCTAGATGAGCATTTTCAGCTAAAAAAAATACCCAATTCGTATGCAATAGGTGAAATGCTAGATTGGTATGCTCCTACAGGTGGTTATCTTTTGCAGGGCTGTTTTAGTATGGGATTTGTGTTAGCGGAATATTTGAATGGCTTAATAAATAGAGAGGGATAA
- a CDS encoding PAS domain-containing sensor histidine kinase, which produces MITKINARKAKNLKNIGLITLAFSTTIILLWILGLNSISGLILGGPPMDLITAFSFFLLSLGILASQRRSFFFIFLNRAAIIGVLIISLITILDVFLANSAISLGNFVKVSGSMTVATALSFLLMGGAVWAIYSKSEQIKLITQFILFAILLLNTASAIIFVLNIPGDSASFLIPIPFFTSLLFFWLSAILSHKNAPQEFNDLLFGNYAGSKLLKVVAPYNFFMIVVMTFTLLYLINNNVVGLNSGVIIYAVIAVFVSVSYVFVVGIQFNKKEQEKEKFERAFHASTKEIQQYKEALDSSFLVDITDVNGKIISVNDKFCEVSKYDRNELIGKKHSVNKSGYHPEDFFKELWATIKSGEIWLGGIKNKTKDGKFYWAHTAIVPFKNERNEIYQFLTIRQDITQHTQMAVQFESLKQRNKELEQFTYIASHDLQEPLRTVRSIIDILNDEYSSKLDEDARLSFEFMIEATDRMSELIKGLLDYSRIGRTKKIKIVDSNEIIQEIIIDLTTVIKGEKAVVTSDKLPLLKAYKIELRLLFQNLISNAIKFQKPGTCPKVHVSVQDSLDYWRFSVKDNGIGIPEKNKQDVFAIFKRLNKRSNYEGTGIGLAHCEKIVHMHGGEIWVDSIENEGSTFYFTILKNLI; this is translated from the coding sequence ATGATCACAAAAATTAATGCTAGGAAGGCAAAGAACTTAAAAAATATAGGCTTAATAACATTGGCGTTTAGTACCACTATTATATTGTTGTGGATACTTGGATTAAATTCGATATCAGGCCTTATTCTTGGTGGTCCACCAATGGACCTTATTACTGCATTTTCTTTCTTTTTATTAAGTCTGGGCATATTGGCTTCTCAAAGAAGATCCTTCTTTTTTATTTTCCTAAACAGAGCAGCCATTATTGGTGTTTTGATTATTTCTCTAATAACCATTCTTGATGTCTTTTTAGCTAATTCAGCTATAAGTCTAGGTAATTTTGTAAAAGTATCAGGAAGTATGACAGTAGCAACTGCGCTCTCCTTCCTTTTGATGGGGGGGGCTGTTTGGGCAATTTATTCTAAATCTGAACAAATAAAGCTAATTACCCAATTTATTTTATTCGCCATACTATTACTAAACACTGCTTCGGCTATTATTTTTGTTTTAAATATCCCAGGGGACAGTGCCAGTTTTCTGATACCCATACCATTTTTCACCTCTTTATTGTTTTTCTGGCTTTCCGCGATCTTGTCACATAAAAATGCCCCTCAAGAGTTTAATGATTTGCTATTTGGCAATTATGCAGGTAGCAAATTATTAAAAGTGGTAGCCCCTTATAATTTTTTCATGATTGTAGTGATGACCTTCACACTGCTGTATCTAATTAATAATAATGTAGTTGGTCTGAATAGTGGGGTTATTATTTATGCTGTAATTGCTGTTTTTGTTTCAGTAAGTTATGTGTTTGTGGTAGGGATTCAATTTAATAAGAAAGAGCAGGAGAAAGAAAAGTTTGAAAGAGCATTTCATGCTTCAACCAAAGAAATACAACAGTACAAAGAGGCTTTGGATAGTAGTTTTCTAGTAGATATTACTGATGTGAATGGCAAAATAATTTCCGTTAATGATAAATTTTGTGAAGTTTCAAAGTATGACCGGAATGAACTGATTGGTAAAAAACATAGCGTTAACAAGTCTGGTTATCATCCGGAGGATTTTTTCAAAGAATTATGGGCTACCATAAAAAGTGGTGAAATATGGCTTGGGGGAATTAAAAACAAGACCAAGGATGGAAAATTTTACTGGGCCCATACTGCTATTGTCCCATTTAAAAATGAACGGAATGAAATTTATCAGTTTTTAACCATTAGGCAAGATATTACCCAACACACCCAAATGGCTGTTCAATTTGAAAGTCTTAAACAAAGAAACAAGGAGCTTGAACAATTCACCTATATAGCTTCCCATGATTTGCAGGAACCTTTGAGAACAGTCAGAAGTATAATTGATATTTTAAATGATGAATATTCCTCCAAGTTAGATGAGGATGCCAGACTATCGTTTGAATTTATGATTGAGGCAACTGATAGAATGAGCGAATTAATTAAAGGGCTTTTGGATTACTCCAGAATTGGTCGAACAAAAAAAATAAAAATTGTTGATAGCAATGAAATAATTCAGGAAATAATTATTGACCTAACTACTGTTATCAAAGGAGAAAAGGCGGTGGTTACATCAGATAAACTTCCTTTATTAAAAGCTTATAAAATTGAACTACGACTACTGTTTCAGAATTTAATTAGCAATGCGATAAAATTTCAAAAACCAGGAACTTGCCCAAAAGTTCATGTATCAGTTCAAGACAGTTTAGATTATTGGAGATTTTCAGTAAAAGACAATGGTATTGGTATTCCGGAAAAAAACAAGCAGGATGTTTTTGCTATTTTTAAACGGCTCAATAAACGCAGTAATTACGAAGGAACTGGTATAGGTTTGGCGCATTGTGAAAAAATAGTACATATGCATGGTGGGGAAATATGGGTAGATTCCATAGAAAATGAAGGAAGTACTTTCTACTTTACAATACTTAAAAATTTGATTTGA
- a CDS encoding dihydrodipicolinate synthase family protein — protein sequence MQAYDKSSVEKELYPLKGIVTVLNTPFTKEDSIDFDALKVNVLEALEAGVAGVLVPAMAAEVYKLSHIERQNMLSMVLETVEGKIPVIGGAGEQDLSKSKALIKSYLKLGCKNILFQIPFVNENQFRNHFMELAELDPEMIMLQDWDATGYGLSDELICELFENVLAFRCLKIETIPAGPKYSRILQLTNGRLNISGGWAVSQMMEGLQRGIHAFMPTGMNYIYTTIYRLYEEGKSEDAEALFEKVIPVLAFSNQHLDISIHFFKRLLYRQGIYPTPNVRNPILPFDVLHQKLADKYIDRILRIENELKTQRSKKT from the coding sequence ATGCAAGCCTATGACAAATCATCGGTTGAAAAAGAGCTTTATCCTTTAAAGGGGATTGTAACAGTGCTCAATACACCATTTACCAAGGAGGATTCCATTGACTTTGATGCTTTAAAAGTTAATGTACTAGAGGCCTTGGAGGCTGGTGTTGCAGGCGTTTTGGTGCCTGCCATGGCCGCGGAAGTGTATAAATTATCCCATATAGAACGACAGAATATGTTGTCTATGGTTTTGGAGACTGTAGAGGGCAAAATACCTGTTATCGGTGGGGCAGGGGAACAGGACTTATCCAAAAGTAAGGCCCTAATAAAATCTTATCTTAAGCTTGGTTGTAAAAATATCCTGTTTCAAATTCCATTTGTTAACGAAAATCAGTTTAGAAATCATTTTATGGAATTGGCTGAGCTTGATCCAGAAATGATCATGCTTCAAGATTGGGATGCTACAGGATATGGCTTGTCGGATGAGCTAATTTGTGAGCTATTCGAAAACGTGCTGGCTTTCCGTTGTTTGAAAATTGAAACCATTCCCGCAGGACCCAAATATTCACGGATTTTGCAATTGACCAATGGAAGGTTGAATATAAGTGGGGGTTGGGCAGTATCTCAAATGATGGAAGGGCTGCAACGTGGTATCCATGCCTTTATGCCTACTGGCATGAATTATATATACACCACCATCTACCGCCTTTATGAGGAAGGAAAATCTGAGGATGCAGAAGCTCTTTTTGAGAAGGTCATTCCTGTCTTGGCTTTTTCCAATCAACACCTGGACATCTCCATACATTTTTTCAAACGTTTGCTTTACCGGCAAGGTATTTACCCAACACCAAATGTGCGAAATCCCATTCTTCCCTTTGATGTCCTACATCAAAAATTGGCGGACAAATATATAGATCGTATTTTGCGCATTGAAAATGAGTTAAAAACCCAAAGGTCAAAAAAAACCTGA